From a single Leopardus geoffroyi isolate Oge1 chromosome E1, O.geoffroyi_Oge1_pat1.0, whole genome shotgun sequence genomic region:
- the QRICH2 gene encoding glutamine-rich protein 2 isoform X1, with product MPPATATATVSLRELADLAIGTPEVGAVNFTALHTLIVAMLRSLNLQEVRINFQSPSPSELPRTVLSAPQLAVPKEKPRSSSARPPALESQVKDLSKQLKTVTSQVQGIMSHVQHLTYPVGRLPVDSQDWLEEEMAVLLPDRARGGLMKIGKDGEQDGERASVTKATVLLHDVAEDVKALKEAKEKAQEHSEKAFQRMDELEKIIRERDKFLDLVGRKLSLMPVGEEVTMVTWEELEQAITDGWRASQAGSETTTGLLKRKKHTSLTSDDGASTKHSSADPTVDSANGHGSDRTLSGISATGYPSEGVGRERKKSTPTTAPPGREQHPRARDEAGLAKSHHPSVSQFRLESDRHRTRELQPHTSAYLRKDERESLPGLVQQDLPSATAIRDQPPHVYPDQHGGVHVSYGQIYPRPDQHGIAPLGMDQFASLDHSTYPHSVVPLSMGQLGMMPPGMDEQGSVLPGMDQRGMMPPLVPGRDQQGLQLPSTDQPGMVPFSPYQHGMIFPGTDQQPDVAQRGLIPLHMDQHGFLMSGMDQHGLVPHLIDQHGLGPTGTDQNALVQPGLVQPGAGQPGLVQPGMDQRGLVQPVVDERGLVQPGAYLPDWVQPGAYSTGWVQPGAYPLDLVYPDIYPSGLVQLGADQPGLMQPGLGQQDSVQPGTDQYDLGQPGMDQRGLVQLGMDQRGLVQPGIVQPGLVQPGAAQPGSVQPGAAQPGLVQPGAAQPGLVQPGAAQPGLVQPGAAQPGLVQPGAAQPGLVQPGAGQRGLVQPGAGQPGLVQPGAAQPGLVQPGAAQPGLVQPGAAQPGLVQPRAGQPGLVQPRAGQPGLVQPGAAQPGLVQPRAGQPGLVQPGAAQPGLVQPGAAQPGLVQPGAGQPGLVQPGAAQPGLVQPGAAQPGLVQPRAGQPGLVQPGAAQPGLVQPRAGQPGLVQPGAAQPGLVQPGAAQPGLVQPGAGQHGLVQPGMDLGGLVPPGMGQRGLAQPGSAQPGLVQPGAAQPGLVQPGAAQLGLVQPGVAQPGLVQPGAGQRGLVRPGAGQRGLVRPGAGQRGLVQPGAAQPGLVQPGAGQPGLVQPGAAQPGLVQPGAGRPGLVQPGAAQPGLVQPGAGQAGQPGLVQPGAGQPSLVQPGMDLGGLVQPGMDQRVLAQPGAAQPGLVPPGAGQPGVVQPGIDQRGLAQPGSAQPGLVQPAMSQYGLAQPDARQPGLVQSGVSQPGLVQPQMGQPALVQPGAGQPGLVQPGMDQRGLVYPGADQGGLVQPGAGQPDLVQPGAGQLGLVQRGVGQRGLVEPGTGPRGVFQPGAYPPGLLQPGAYLPGSVEPAAYPQGLVPPGALPRGFMQPLTDQRGLRQPGRDQQGSIPSSTELRGFPTFHPESLRFISPHPYQHGVMPPSRGQHGRVSPLLSGQGLAPPGTDQEGLSETYQPGVIHPGTDQGGQIKPDADQHDQSYSIPESRDLTYPGPRGPGFPGVDQLQISVDPQQTYTSDRAGISVQTTPSQEATFAKSTVFLNDLYRVSSERVDIQSERRDSLDKLSPSFPIAVETFRLMGELIGLYVELKENMKELDEEKAGQTDLEKLQYLLSLMVKKTIPPDVQEQLKTLKALTKEVRQERAKLDKIQRLLEGEREQEIGKEMKDDQLSTQLGILRVTVADIEKELAELRESQERGKVSMEHSVSEASLYLQDQLDKLRTIIESMLASSSTLLSMSMTPRKILTASAPSQIDPETTCPACSLDLGHQVSMLVQRYEQLQDMVTNLAATRPSKKAKLQSQDEELLGHIQSAILQVQGDCEKLNITTGSLIEDHRQKQKDIDVLYQGLEKLEKEKANREHLEMEIDVKADKSALEAKVSRVQFDATTEQLNHMMQELMSKMSGQERDWQKMLDKLLVEMDSKLDRLELDPVKQLLEDRWKALRQQLKERPPLYQADEAAAMRKQLLAHFHCLSCDRPLETPVTGQIIPVIPMGPGLPGHRSIRPYTVFELEQVRQQSRNLKLGCAPFPRGDLAHTERSVGRLRTMHSKMLMDIEKVQIHFGGSVKASSQMIRELLQAQCLSSPCHRRVPDMADYTYSSAPRRCGGSHTLTYPYRRNRLQHLSQGLYPTEEIQIAMKHDEVDILGLDGHIYKGRIDSRLPGIPSKDTPVSASGMTKHKAKQPRPHTHRQQSLSDSSQLPSRPQSAQMLAGNNSAPSHQRKDRPVSSEGLLSQPNVAHPPSPSEMGNRPADVDAHLDVPPGEGLEEPTRGPRSTTAH from the exons GATCTAGTGGGCCGGAAGCTGAGTTTGATGCCTGTTGGAGAAGAAGTCACCATGGTCACCTGGGAGGAGCTAGAGCAAGCAATTACTGATGGCTGGAGAGCCTCACAAGCG GGCTCAGAGACAACAACGGGACTCCTTAAACGCAAAAAGCATACTTCCTTAACATCAGATGATGGAGCCTCCACCAAGCACTCAAGTGCTGACCCAACTGTGGATTCTGCAAATGGTCATGGTTCCGATCGGACCTTATCAGGAATCAGTGCCACGGGATACCCCTCTGAAGGAGTTGGCAGGGAACGAAAGAAAAGCACCCCCACTACTGCACCCCCTGGTAGAGAACAGCACCCAAGGGCCCGTGACGAGGCTGGCTTGGCAAAGTCCCATCACCCATCTGTGTCCCAATTCAGACTAGAGTCAGATCGTCACAGGACTAGAGAGCTGCAGCCGCACACCTCAGCATATCTAAGAAAAGATGAACGAGAGTCACTCCCTGGTCTAGTTCAACAGGACTTGCCCTCAGCCACCGCGATCAGAGATCAGCCTCCTCATGTGTACCCAGATCAGCATGGGGGGGTACATGTTAGCTACGGTCAAATCTATCCAAGGCCAGACCAACATGGAATAGCACCGCTTGGCATGGATCAGTTTGCATCGCTCGATCATAGCACTTACCCACACAGTGTGGTACCCCTCAGCATGGGTCAGCTTGGTATGATGCCACCTGGAATGGATGAGCAGGGATCGGTGCTACCTGGCATGGATCAGCGTGGTATGATGCCGCCACTGGTACCTGGCAGAGATCAGCAAGGCTTGCAACTACCTAGTACAGATCAGCCTGGTATGGTTCCATTTAGCCCATATCAGCACGGCATGATATTTCCTGGCACAGACCAACAGCCTGATGTGGCTCAGCGTGGATTGATACCTCTTCACATGGATCAGCATGGATTTTTAATGTCCGGCATGGATCAGCATGGATTGGTTCCACATCTCATCGATCAGCATGGTTTGGGACCAACTGGCACAGATCAGAATGCTTTAGTCCAGCCTGGTTTGGTCCAGCCTGGTGCGGGTCAGCCTGGTTTGGTCCAACCTGGAATGGACCAGCGTGGTTTGGTGCAGCCTGTTGTAGATGAAAGGGGTTTGGTTCAGCCTGGTGCTTATCTACCTGATTGGGTTCAACCTGGTGCATATTCCACTGGCTGGGTCCAGCCTGGTGCCTATCCTCTTGATTTGGTATACCCTGATATATATCCATCTGGTTTAGTACAGCTTGGTGCAGATCAGCCTGGTTTGATGCAACCTGGATTGGGTCAGCAAGATTCAGTCCAACCTGGAACGGATCAGTACGATTTGGGGCAACCTGGAATGGATCAACGTGGCTTGGTCCAACTTGGAATGGATCAGCGTGGTTTAGTGCAACCTGGCATAGTTCAGCCTGGGTTGGTGCAACCTGGAGCAGCTCAGCCTGGTTCGGTACAACCAGGAGCAGCTCAGCCTGGTTTGGTGCAACCAGGAGCAGCTCAGCCTGGTTTGGTGCAACCAGGAGCAGCTCAGCCTGGTTTGGTGCAACCAGGAGCAGCTCAGCCTGGTTTGGTCCAACCAGGAGCAGCTCAGCCTGGTTTGGTCCAACCTGGAGCAGGTCAGCGTGGTTTGGTCCAACCTGGAGCAGGTCAGCCTGGTTTGGTGCAACCTGGAGCAGCTCAGCCTGGTTTGGTCCAACCAGGAGCAGCTCAGCCTGGTTTGGTCCAACCAGGAGCAGCTCAGCCTGGTTTGGTCCAACCTCGAGCAGGTCAGCCTGGTTTGGTCCAACCTCGAGCAGGTCAGCCTGGTTTGGTGCAACCTGGAGCAGCTCAGCCTGGTTTGGTCCAACCTCGAGCAGGTCAGCCTGGTTTGGTCCAACCTGGAGCAGCTCAGCCTGGTTTGGTCCAACCTGGAGCAGCTCAGCCTGGTTTGGTGCAACCTGGAGCAGGTCAGCCTGGTTTGGTCCAACCAGGAGCAGCTCAGCCTGGTTTGGTCCAACCAGGAGCAGCTCAGCCTGGTTTGGTCCAACCTCGAGCAGGTCAGCCTGGGTTGGTCCAACCTGGAGCAGCTCAGCCTGGTTTGGTCCAACCTCGAGCAGGTCAGCCTGGTTTGGTCCAACCAGGAGCAGCTCAGCCTGGTTTGGTCCAACCTGGAGCAGCTCAGCCTGGTTTGGTGCAACCTGGAGCAGGTCAGCATGGTTTGGTACAACCCGGAATGGATCTGGGTGGTTTGGTCCCACCCGGAATGGGTCAGCGTGGTTTGGCACAACCTGGTTCAGCTCAGCCTGGTTTGGTCCAACCAGGAGCAGCTCAGCCTGGTTTGGTCCAACCTGGAGCAGCTCAGCTTGGTTTGGTGCAGCCTGGTGTAGCTCAGCCTGGTTTGGTCCAACCTGGAGCAGGTCAGCGTGGTTTGGTCCGACCTGGAGCAGGTCAGCGTGGTTTGGTCCGACCTGGAGCAGGTCAGCGTGGTTTGGTGCAACCTGGTGCAGCTCAGCCTGGTTTGGTGCAACCTGGAGCAGGTCAGCCTGGTTTGGTCCAACCTGGAGCAGCCCAGCCTGGTTTGGTGCAACCTGGAGCAGGTCGGCCTGGTTTGGTCCAACCAGGAGCAGCTCAACCTGGTTTGGTCCAACCTGGAGCAGGTCAAGCAGGTCAACCTGGCTTGGTCCAACCTGGAGCAGGTCAACCTAGCTTGGTGCAACCTGGAATGGATCTGGGTGGTTTGGTCCAACCTGGAATGGATCAGCGTGTTTTGGCACAACCTGGTGCAGCACAGCCTGGTTTGGTCCCACCTGGAGCAGGTCAGCCTGGTGTGGTGCAACCCGGAATAGATCAGCGTGGTTTGGCCCAACCTGGTTCAGCTCAGCCTGGTTTGGTGCAACCTGCAATGAGTCAGTATGGTTTGGCCCAACCTGATGCACGTCAGCCTGGTTTGGTACAATCTGGCGTAAGTCAGCCTGGTTTGGTACAACCTCAAATGGGTCAGCCTGCTTTGGTCCAGCCTGGTGCAGGTCAGCCTGGTTTGGTGCAACCTGGAATGGATCAGCGTGGTTTGGTCTACCCTGGTGCTGATCAGGGTGGTTTGGTCCAGCCTGGTGCAGGTCAGCCTGATTTGGTACAACCTGGTGCAGGTCAGCTTGGGTTGGTGCAACGTGGAGTGGGGCAGCGTGGTTTGGTAGAGCCTGGCACAGGTCCACGTGGCGTTTTTCAGCCTGGTGCCTATCCACCTGGTTTGCTACAGCCAGGTGCATATCTTCCCGGTTCAGTAGAGCCTGCTGCCTATCCCCAAGGTTTGGTTCCACCTGGTGCACTTCCACGTGGTTTCATGCAGCCTCTTACTGATCAGCGTGGCTTGAGGCAACCCGGTAGAGATCAGCAAGGCTCAATACCATCAAGCACAGAGCTTCGTGGCTTTCCAACATTCCACCCGGAGTCTCTAAGATTTATATCACCACATCCATATCAGCATGGTGTAATGCCTCCTAGCAGAGGTCAGCATGGCCGGGTGTCACCGCTCCTCTCCGGTCAAGGCTTGGCACCACCAGGTACTGACCAAGAGGGTTTATCAGAAACTTACCAGCCAGGCGTGATACATCCGGGCACAGACCAGGGCGGCCAAATAAAACCAGATGCAGACCAGCACGACCAGTCATACTCTATCCCAGAATCCCGTGACCTAACGTATCCTGGCCCTCGGGGCCCAGGCTTTCCCGGGGTAGATCAGCTCCAGATCAGTGTGGATCCACAACAAACATATACCTCAGACCGAGCTGGAATTTCTGTCCAGACGACCCCAAGCCAAGAAGCCACCTTTGCCAAGAGTACGGTCTTTCTCAACGATCTCTACCGAGTCTCATCGGAAAGGGTCGATATCCAGAGCGAAAGACGTGATTCCCTGGATAAATTGTCTCCCAGCTTCCCTATAGCAGTGGAAACATTTCGTCTGATGGGAGAGCTCATTGGCCTTTATGTAGAGCTCAAGGAGAACATGAAGGAGCTGGATGAGGAGAAGGCTGGCCAGACCGACTTAGAGAAGCTCCAGTACTTGCTTTCACTCATGG TCAAAAAGACTATACCACCTGACGTACAGGAACAGCTGAAGACCTTAAAGGCCTTGACCAAAGAAGTGCGGCAGGAAAGAGCCAAA CTGGACAAGATACAGAGGCTCCTGGAGGGCGAAAGGGAACAGGAAAtcggaaaagaaatgaaagacgaCCAGCTGAGCACGCAGCTGGGAATCCTCAG AGTCACCGTGGCCGACATTGAGAAGGAGCTGGCCGAGCTCAGGGAGAGCCAAGAGCGGGGCAAGGTCAGCATGGAACATTCAGTCTCCGAAGCCTCTCTCTACCTGCAGGACCAG CTGGACAAGCTCAGGACGATCATCGAGAGCATGCTGGCCTCATCCTCCACGCTGCTGTCCATGAGCATGACTCCTCGCAAGATCCTCACAGCCTCGGCACCTAGCCAGATCGACCCTGAGACCACCTGCCCGGCCTGCAGCCTGGACCTGGGCCATCAGGTCAGCATGCTGGTGCAGCGTTACGAGCAGCTCCAGGACATGGTCACCAATCTGGCTGCCACCCGGCCCTCCAAGAAAGCCAAGCTGCAGAGCCAG GACGAAGAGCTGCTGGGCCACATCCAGAGCGCCATCCTGCAGGTACAGGGCGACTGCGAGAAACTCAACATCACCACCGGCAGCCTCATCGAGGACCATCGGCAGAAGCAGAAGGACATTGAC GTGTTGTACCAGGGTCTGGAGAAGCTCGAGAAGGAGAAGGCCAACAGGGAGCACCTGGAGATGGAGATTGACGTG AAAGCTGACAAGAGTGCCCTGGAGGCCAAAGTGAGCCGGGTCCAGTTTGACGCCACCACGGAGCAGCTGAACCACATGATGCAGGAGCTGATGTCTAAAATGAGCGGGCAGGAGCGGGACTGGCAGAAAATGCTGGACAAGCTGCTGGTGGAGATGGACAGCAAG CTGGACCGCCTGGAGCTGGACCCCGTGAAGCAGTTGCTGGAGGATCGGTGGAAAGCCTTGCGGCAACAGCTTAAAGAGCGCCCTCCCCTTTACCAGGCAGACGAGGCAGCGGCCATGCGGAA GCAGCTCTTGGCACATTTCCACTGCCTCTCGTGCGACCGTCCCTTGGAGACACCTGTGACCGGACA aATCATCCCTGTGATTCCCATGGGCCCAGGCCTGCCCGGGCACCGTTCCATCCGCCCCTACACGGTCTTTGAACTGGAGCAGGTCCGGCAGCAGAGCCGCAA cctaaAGCTGGGCTGTGCCCCCTTCCCTCGGGGCGACTTGGCACACACGGAGCGGAGCGTGGGACGCCTGCGCACCATGCACTCCAAGATGCTGATGGACATTGAGAAGGTGCAGATCCACTTTGGAGGCTCAGTCAAGGCCAGCAGCCAGATGATCCGTGAGCTGCTGCAGGCCCAGTGCCTGAGCTCCCCCTGCCACAGACG GGTGCCAGATATGGCCGACTACACCTACTCGAGCGCGCCTCGGCGCTGCGGGGGCAGCCACACCCTCACCTACCCCTACCGCCGCAACCGCCTGCAGCACCTGTCACAGGGCCTGTACCCCACCGAGGAGATCCAGATCGCCATGAAG CATGATGAGGTGGATATCTTGGGCCTGGATGGACATATTTACAAGGGACGGATAGATTCAAGGCTGCCGGGCATCCCGAGCAAAGACA cCCCGGTCTCAGCTTCGGGGATGACAAAGCACAAGGCCAAGCAGCCCCGGCCGCACACGCACCGGCAGCAGTCTCTCAGCGACAGCAGCCAGCTGCCCTCCCGGCCACAAAGTGCTCAGATGCTGGCCGGCAACAATTCAG CTCCTTCCCATCAGCGCAAAGACAGACCCGTCTCCTCCGAGGGGCTCCTCTCCCAGCCGAATGTGGCCCACCCGCCCAGCCCCAGCGAGATGGGAAACCGGCCGGCGGATGTGGACGCGCATCTGGATGTCCCGCCGGGGGAGGGTCTCGAGGAGCCCACCCGGGGGCCGAGGTCCACCACTGCTCACTGA